A section of the Thunnus albacares chromosome 6, fThuAlb1.1, whole genome shotgun sequence genome encodes:
- the LOC122984740 gene encoding uncharacterized protein C14orf132, which translates to MELSLMAAQHFPAVSGAFMDSPYNGNTSLQTSTSNLNASYSRPSETEDDGKVSSDTIWLWIAVLATIGNIVVVAVVCACAF; encoded by the coding sequence CATTTCCCGGCTGTGAGTGGGGCCTTCATGGATTCCCCATATAATGGCAACACGTCCTTGCAGACGTCCACCTCCAACCTCAACGCCAGCTACTCTCGACCCTCAGAAACAGAGGACGATGGTAAAGTGTCCAGTGACACCATCTGGCTGTGGATTGCTGTGCTGGCAACCATCGGCAACATAGTGGTGGTGGCTGTGGTTTGTGCCTGTGCCTTCTAA